The genome window cacaattctgagaactggcctcaaagtaACAGGAACAAACCAACCTGGAACTGCAGATCAACTGCACTGCAAACAACCAGGACGATGCTGGTCAGACTGCTGCGGGACTAGGTCCAAGAAGCCTGTGAGAGCCGACGGCGCCTGTTCTGCCTGTagtcccctccctccacctgtGCACACCCGAAGCTCCCCTGAAAAGCTCCTGCCCCCGAtcagcagtgagaaggtggcTTTTGGACatgagtccaccttctccccaggttGCCCGCCTCCTGAATAAAGCATCTTTCTTTTCCCACCAACACGTGTCTCTCAAGTATTAATTTTCAACCAGTGAGCAGCCAAATCTGACTTTGGTAATAATTTTACTTGgctaataatttaataataataattctaccATAATTCCTTTCTTCAAGCCACTTACGTGATACCCCAGCCTAGCCCTTTGCCCGTTCCATGATCTCTACCCACTGCTAGGGGTGTATCACTGGAACACACCCATTCTTTTATTAGAGTGATGCGTTTATGTGGATCTACTCATGTTTGGATGAAGATTTTGTGATTAACTGAAATGAGTTCCCAGGCAAAGGCATGACTAACTCCAGTGGCCTGTGCTGCCTGTACACAGCCACACTGACTCAAGGGGTGttctgagcacctgctgtatgctCTGTCCACTGCTCAGGACCAGACACAGCACAGAGACCAAGCCAACAACTGTGCCCTCCTGAAGCACACAAGCCAGTGGAGGAAACCggaactgttttttaaaacaattaacatacaatacatattaaaaaaatgctaaggggaaaaataaattaagactagaggagaaggggataacagaggatgagatggttggatggcatcactgactcgatggacatgagtgtgagcaaactccaggagattgtgaaggacagtgaagcctggcgtgctgcaggccatggggtcgcaaagagtcaggcacaacttagtgactgaacaccaaaaaagaagaaatgaggctATTAAATAATGAGACTAGACTTCTTGTGTGGTTTAGTGAGTCCTATTggggaagaattaatgcttttgaagtgtggtgttggagaagactcttgagagtcccttggactgcaaggagatccaaccatccatcctaaaggagatcagtcctggatgttcttttgaaggaatgatgctaaagctgaaactccagtactttggccacctcacgtgaagagttgactcactggaaaagactctgatactgggagggattgggggcaggaggagaaggggacgacagaggatgagatggctggatggcatcactgactcgatggacatgagtctgagtgaactccgggagttggtgatgaacagggaggcctggtgtgctacaattcatggggtcacaaagagtcagggacaacttagtgattgaacaccaaaaaagaagaaatgaggctACTAAATAATGAGACTAGACTTCTTGTGTGGTTTAGTGAGTCCTATTGACCTCTCAAGAGAAGTTACTCAGTGGCAAAATATAATCTCTAATttgcttggggggtggggggcggggaaaaAGACAATCATTGCAAGatgataaaataagataaaaatgaaaccaCCCCTCCCTGCTCCTTACAAAAATCCTTCCACCCCTCTGGTAGGTAAACTGATGATGCTCCTTACCTGCACCTACCTCACTCCTCTGATGCAACATGTACAAGTACTTTCAAAAGCAGAAACCACAAAGCAATCTGAGGGCATCACCTGTGAACGGGGTGCTCTGCGTCCTTGCAGGACGGTGACTGGCAAAGGCGGCGTCATCTCGTGCTCCGAACGGGGATGGCGGGGTCTCTGCAGGGGGAGCCTCAGCTATGAAAGAGTCAAAGTCGTCATCGTCCTCCTCCTCTGGgtccttcttcccctcctcctcctctcccccttggCTCTCGTCTTTCTCCCCCTCTGGCTCCTTTGTGACCAGCAAGGCATCTGGTAAGGAGAGATCCTGCTCCATCAGGCCCTCAGTGCTGGAACCCAGCTCTTTAATGATCTGGTCGTACTGGGCCATGAAGTCTTCACCCTCGGGGACCGCCACTGTCGGCTGGGCACTGGGCTCCGccttggggctgggggctgctgaCTCGGGGGCTGCTTCTGGGGTGACCTCGGGCTCGTTGGCTCGTGCTGGGTCCCTGGACACACCGTGAAGCGCGGCCGAATCGTctctgccattttcctcctccgaCTCCGTCTCTGGCTCAGGGCCAGGCAGGGGGCCGTTGTTCAGGGGGGCACCCTGGACCTGGGTCTGGGCTGGGGGCCTTGCGGAGTGCTCCTGTGAACCATGCACGTCTTCAGCATCCTTCTCAGCACACAGCCTGTACACCATCACGTCGTCCTGGAAGTCAGACTCCTCGATGTAGGCCCCTTTGAAGAGCAGGATGGCATTCTTCTTCATCTCCTGGATGTGTTTGGGGGGGTCCACGGGGACCGGGGGGCTGGCGTTCTCGGCATCCTCATACGGCCCGGGGGAGCCCCCGCCTGTCCCCGAGGAGATACCGGTGTCGTAGCTGTCGTCCCACTCCAGCTCCGTGTGGCTCTTCTCCTTCCCGGGAGCCAGCGGGGGCATGGGTGTCCTGGGGACCTGCTGCGGCAGCCGGAGCACAGGGGAGGTGGCGCCCGGGGCCCTCTCCTCAGGCGGGCCCAGGCAGCATGCCTCGGGGTTGGGGGAGTCTCCGTCGTACAGGGCAGACCACACACGGCAGTCCCGCATGCAGCGGAGGATGTTGGAGTGGGCCTCCCAGAGGTACTGCAGGTAGCTGATGTCCAGGGCTTTGCCATACTCCACGATGCAGGCCGACGGCGGGGAGGCCTCGGGGAGCAGCTGCTCTGCGGGCCCTGCCCCGGGAGACACACGAGTCAGAACGGGTGCGGCCCTGCAGGACCCTGTCCCCCCGGCCACTGTGGTTCTAAAGATTTCTGACCATGATTCTCAAAGAACAAAAAACGGTTAcagttttaggaagaaaaaataaaaccagaaactcTACCCTCATAGAGGATACAAAACCAACCTGGCCATCACCAGCGGAAGTCTGTTACTGGGTGTCAGCCTTCAGAGAAATGTGAGCAACCTCTCAAGCTGTCGGGAGGATTAAGTGAAGTAATGTTTCCAATATGGCACCTGCCATAGAGCAGGTAATAATTAAAAAGATTTTCCTTTGACTCTAAAGTAGAAAGCCTATATAATCCGTGAACTTGGAAAACAGATTTTCTCTAGAAAACCCTGGGTTTTTTGAAAAGCCTGTTAATTCATTCTGCCATCCTGAGAATTACTGGGAGTTTTATGTTCCAAGTAGTGTCTTGCGataaatttttatattcactACCAAAATAGCCCCTTTAACCTGAGAATGATACACTGACTGCCTTTGATGTTAAAAGCTCTCAACCATGTAACTTAAATAGCTATGCAAATATCTGCATTGAAGTTtacatttcctttaggaaaaaaatggacTAAGACAAGGGCAAACACAAATTCTACTGTTTTTTTAAGAATCTACCAGCCGGCAGGCGCTTTATTGGTGCTATCGAATTTAATCCTCACAGGCCTATGTGGAGACACTGTTttctccatttacagatgaagaaactgaggctcagagacaaaGATCACCTGAGAGCCAGTGGCAGAGCCACAGGTCAGGCCACAATCCTACTCCCCACCTCCCCAAGTCAAGGTCATCTCACGTCAACCTCTCTCCTTACTTCGTTCCAGCCTCTTCATTATCTAAAATAAGGGCTAACTCTACCTTAGCTATAGCTGACTCCAACCCCCAGCCCCATGCTGTTTAAAAAGACATGTGAATATAACACATCTCATACTTGTACACTGAGGATGCTGCTAGAAAGCCTAGTGAAAACTGAGGTCTGGGGACACTGACGGGGTGAGAGCTGGGCACGTCAGTGAATACTTATTACAGCTGTAAGAAGCAGAAAAGGACCCCTAGCTAGTCAGTCATAAAAGAAACGGGACTCGCTGCCGCACTCCCTGTCTACCGAGAGAGACACACATCCAGGGAGAGATGGAATCCGGTATCCTTTTGTTTATAAAGATTATCACTAGAGAGGGCTGCCTGGCAGGCTGGGACCCGGGACCCCATGCTTCAGTGCTTACACCTGGACACgcatctcctcctcccctccagcaacagaatacaaagacGCTATAAGGAACTAAAAATAACTTCATGCATGCACAGATGGGGCAAATTATGAAAAACACCACACAAAAAggcctgaactgaactgccacTCCCCCGGCACAAGAAGCAAAAGCAGGGCACTGAGCATGGTCCTGGGGCACAGCACCACCAGGGGGGTCGGCAGCCCACATAAGCCACCCTCTGACCTAACTATCGggtcaccccaccctcaccccgtTTAAGGGACCAGCTTGGCCCCCGGCTTGGGGAGCAAGCAAGGGCATCTGTTTCTTGTTCTTGGGCTGCAGCAAGAGGCCCGGAAAGCCCTGCTGAATTCCTCCTCTGGCCTCTTGTCACTTTCTATCGCTAAAGGGTCAGGGATGCAGGTTGGCAACACCCTACCTGGGCTGTCACGCCTGCACTGTGACCAGAGAATATAATCCCTCTCCTGGTTCCCAAGTGTCAGGGTGATCCCGCTGGAGCAACAGACGGGGGTCAGGGCGAGCAGCTTGGCCGCAGACACAGAGTAACAGTCTCTCTCCTTCACAGCCCACCTCTGACTCAGCATCATGTGATTGCAAGGGATCAGATACCTGGAAGACAAAAAGGGCCGCGTTCAGTGTCTGCAGGTCCATTCCCGTGATCAGGGGGCTCATCCCTTCTGCACCTTCACTCCAGCCCCCTGGGCTCACTCCTGAGCTTCAAGCCTGACAAGGGCTGCCTTTTTCTGACAGCAGATCTAAGGGCCCTCACAGTTTAGCATCCCCGAACTTCCCCTCTCTTAATGGATGTGCTGCCCCTCTGCGCCCCGGGCCTTCGCCTCTGCTGTAACCTCTCTCTGCAGCATGCTTCCCCTGCCCCTACCAGACACCTGCCTTGTCGTCCTGCAAACTCCAAGTTCAGTGTCACTTTCTCCAGGAAGGCATCCGGGCTTCCCACTCCAAGGTGGAGACACCCTCTCCCTCCACTACGCTCATGGCTCTCTGTTAAGGCACTGCTATCAGAATCACAACTGTTTTGGCGTCTGCCTTCTCAACATGATGTGCTACCAGAAGCAGCACCTCCTTCAGGAGTTCTGCCTCATGATCCTGTGGGCAGTGCTCAGAGTGGGCGCCGGATGACAGCACAGTCTTTGCACAGAAAGGCAAAGACCCTGCCAGAGTGCCAGCCTCTCCTGTTCTCCCGTGGGGCCGTGAGACTATCTTGTGCCACAGTGTTCTGGCACCAGTTCCGAAGGGGCTGTAAGGGTGGGCGGTGTCCCCACACCGCCAAGCAAGCAGTGCTCCAGGCTGAAGGTGTCCTTCGGTTCAACTCAAGTGTGGCACTGTCTACTCAGAGGCGGCAGTGGAGCCCACGGGCTGAGGGTCTGGTCCTACAAGActctgcaacacacacacacacacacacttcagatgccagtcacaagtccaggctgtcacctgtgcttctgaggTTCCAACAACCCCGTCTTGGTTTGATCAATTTGCTAGAGCAGTGCACAGAACtcagaggctttttttttaacttattaattttatattggagcacagCCAGCTAACAATCTTGTGACAGTTTccagtggacagcaaagggactcagccagatATATGCACGTGTCCATTCTTCCCCAATCCCCCCCCCCCATCGAGGCTGCTACGTAACACTGAACAGAGTGCCCTGTGctattatacagtaggtcctggctggttcagttcagttcagtcgctcagtcatgcccgattctttacgaccccatgaaccgcagcacgtcaggcgtccctgtccatcaccaactccaggagtccacccaaacccatgtccatcgagttggtgatgccatccaaccatctcatcctctgttgtcccctgatcctcctgccttcaatctttcccaacatcagggtcttttcaaatgagtcagctcttcgcatcaggtggccaaaatattgaagtttcagcctcaacatcagtccttccaatgaacacccaggcctgatctcctttaggatggacccacttaaaatacagcagtgtgtacctgtccatcccaaactccctaactattccccCACCACCTAAGTttcttctctaaatctgtgagtctgtttctgttttgtaaataaaaaactCAGAGACACATTACTTACTAGGTCACTGGTTTTTAGGAAAGGCTGTAACTCAGAAACAGTCTGATGGAGAGATGCAGGGGGTCAGCGGTGGGGGAGGCTATGGAGGTTCTGTGTCATCTCCCGGCCCCTCTCCCCCAGCACCTCCACCAATGGAAGGCTCTCCAAAGCCAGCAGTTGTGGGGCTTTATGGAGGTTTCACTGTGGTCATGGCTAATTTTGAATCACTGACCATTGGCACTTAATTCAACCTTCTCCTCTCCCCGGGTATCAGGGGCTTagaagaaaaaggacaaagaCCAAACATGTATTTCTTCTTATGAACCACAACTTCACAGCTGCCCAGGGCTCAGCATGGAGCACTGGGCCCCGTTTCACACCAAACACTCTTGGGAGTGGGTGACAAAGCATCTCAGGATCATCACACAGCTGGAGACAAGAACACGTGGGCAGTCACTTCTGACACACTCGGAGCACACTGGCAGGCTGCGAGGCTGCAATCAAGAGCGTTTCAGTGGCCTCCTTTCCTAACGGGGGGAAAGAGCACGCTGTTTGTTTAAACAAAGATGGAACAAACCTGACGGAAGCCTCACGGCCAGAGCCAAGTGCCCCACGTTTGTGCGGGAGCCAATTCCAGAGACCCTGAGCCCTGAGGCGGACAACCGCAATCTTCAATAAACCtgcatgtttttgtttctgtatttagCTTTCAAGAGAGAGGCGGTACAGAGGAAAACAAGCCATGATTAAGGattcagagaaaaagataaaagtacAACTTCCAGGGTATGTCCCGAGGCCAGTAAACGTTGAGCTGTCTTCCACAGCTCCTGCGGATCCACAAGAGGAAAACCTATGTTTGCATTAATGACTGACCTGCTGCAAGTGCCTGGGTCAAGGAGGAAAAGAGATTTCATTCTCTTCATAGCATGTTACACGTTGGTCTTTGTAACGTTCATGGTATGAAATGACAAGCTTGCCACTGAACCTTCAgttctcaaaaaataaatcaaggacttcccgggtggtccagtggctaagactccaggttcccaatgcaggggccctggattcgtcctttggtcagggaactagatcccacatgccacaggcaaTCAAATAAGTAACATAAGTacaaataaagatatataaataaatacttaaattgtgctaagtcgcttcagtcatgtctgactctttgtgaccctatggactgtcgccaggctcctctgtccatgggattccccaggcaagaatactggagcgggttaccatgccctcctccagggaatcttcccgacccagagatcgaacccatgtctcttatgtttcctacaCTGGCGGAGTACCTAAaaggaggtgggttctttaccactagtgctactaCCTTTAATCAGTAAATCAAATTATGCCTCATTCAACCCAAACCTTAGCTAGACTGCCAAGTAAGGGAGACGCAGTCTCCCCTCCCACACTCAtatgcacacaacacacacagacacctgaGCCGAGACCCCGTCACTGAGATCCAGGCACGCCCCGCGCATCTGACGCAGCAGTATTTACTTGCAAGTGCAGGTTCACGGAAATCAGAGGGTCTAAGAACAAACAGCAAAGACAGGAGACGCAGTGTGGGAAACGGGCCCGGTCTAGCCTCATCCTCAGCCCAGCTCTGGGGATGTGTGCCTGAGTCCTACTGGAGAGGAAACAGATCCTATAGGCAGGAAATGAAAGACCTCTGTTCACGAGGATCTCGGTGAGAGGAGACGCTTTGTGGATCAAGAGTGATGACAGGAGAGAAGCCTTCTCTGGCCTGCACGGTTCTGGCCCCAGGACGCACAGGGAGGCCCTGCTGGTCCAGCCCTCGTGCCCTCCATCACCCCCGAGCCCTCTCAGGAGCGGGGACACGGCAGGGACCGAGGGAGGCAGCACCTATCAAGGGCTCAGCAGAGACGCTCCTGTGGCAACTGCACCGGGGCACAGATTTGTGCGGGAGCCCGTGTAAGACCCCAGCCTTGGGCTCCCACAGAACTGATAGCTGATGCTTCACAGGGGGCCACAGTCTTAGACGAGGGGCAGGGGGGCGGGCAAGAGCCAGGGAAACCTGTCCTGTGGTTGCCGATGCGAACTCTTCTGCCATCACAGGCGAGAGAGGCCTGGGGAAATTCACATTATACAGAATTTATATTGTATCCTTATTCTCATCATTAATTATTTAAGAAACAACCTGCTTTGATGCTTTTATATACTCCTGGAACTTGATGACTACTTACAGCTCAAACCAAGCATATTTCATGACTTAAGTTGATATACATAGATTTCTACTCTTTAtttgaagaagtaaaaaaaaaaaaaaaatggaacagtgGATCAAACCTAATAGAGCTATTTATCAAATATCACCGGTGGATAGCTTGGCATTATATTAGAATAAATAGTGATTTGGAATTTGCAACTTTGCAAATACACACTTTCCATAGAAACTAAGAATTTTCTTCTGAGTAAATCAAATAAAGGGATCCCCCAGTGGTTGAAGGAGAGGGTTCTATACAATTAGAAATTGGAGAGTCAACCCAAATGAATAACACCCCTGCATTTAAAGCAGGACTTCTACTACTGTGCTTCTATAATGAAGGACTATCCCAGAGAGAAGCGTGGGGGACCACACACTAGCCACCACCTGCCCTCAGTTACAGACAGAGACTAGAAACAGAAAGGAGTCAGATGTTCCCCAAATGCCGCCCGTCGGGATTAAGTGGGTGATGACAGCAGGAGAATCACCTAGGAAACTTCGTACAGATGACTGGCATCAAActatcttttcatttcaatggTATTTGCCTGGGGTGGGATTTTATTTAAGTTCAGGAAGCAGTAAATATTACATAATCGGAAACTAACAAATGGCTTTAGAGGCTCAGGTTACTCAAAGCCATCCCaatacagcaggaaaaaaaactatttcctACATTGTCCTCGCTTTTTTCATTATCTCCCTAGCCCTCTGCAACCCTGGATCCATGTTCTATGTTATTGGATATCACTCGTTAAAATAAATCATCATCACTTCTGAAACAATTCAGTGACAACCAATCAATAACAGAGCATACACAGTGCCTGCTGCTACActgacaataaaaacaaacaaagcagtcAGGTATGATGGAGCAAGCAAGATGCTTCTTAGGAGGCGACAGAAATCTCAGTGTGCACCAACGggcaaaaatcttaaaagcaacgTGAGTGAATTTCAAAAAGCTCCTCTGTTTTTCAAAGATGTTTTGGCCGTATTTCTCCTATTCACCGTACCTTAAGTTGGcttcttttcccctctcctccagaAACCTAATGCTCACAGAAGATGGGAATGTTCCTGAAGTGAACAGACAG of Bos indicus isolate NIAB-ARS_2022 breed Sahiwal x Tharparkar chromosome 17, NIAB-ARS_B.indTharparkar_mat_pri_1.0, whole genome shotgun sequence contains these proteins:
- the FHIP1A gene encoding FHF complex subunit HOOK-interacting protein 1A isoform X2 yields the protein MMSSVATESKIQRAVSLQGVDPETCMIVFKNHWAQVLATGLSGLYSSLPTKLEEKGEGWHCLLRDDWLLLPPLVQFMNSLEFCNAVIQVAHPLIRNQLVNYIYNGFLVPVLAPALHKVTVEEVMTTTAYLDLFLRSISEPALLETFLRFILLHQHENVHILDTLTSRINTPFRLCVVSLALFRTLIGLHCEDVMLQLILRYLIPCNHMMLSQRWAVKERDCYSVSAAKLLALTPVCCSSGITLTLGNQERDYILWSQCRRDSPGPAEQLLPEASPPSACIVEYGKALDISYLQYLWEAHSNILRCMRDCRVWSALYDGDSPNPEACCLGPPEERAPGATSPVLRLPQQVPRTPMPPLAPGKEKSHTELEWDDSYDTGISSGTGGGSPGPYEDAENASPPVPVDPPKHIQEMKKNAILLFKGAYIEESDFQDDVMVYRLCAEKDAEDVHGSQEHSARPPAQTQVQGAPLNNGPLPGPEPETESEEENGRDDSAALHGVSRDPARANEPEVTPEAAPESAAPSPKAEPSAQPTVAVPEGEDFMAQYDQIIKELGSSTEGLMEQDLSLPDALLVTKEPEGEKDESQGGEEEEGKKDPEEEDDDDFDSFIAEAPPAETPPSPFGARDDAAFASHRPARTQSTPFTGPFISVVLSKLENMLENSLHVNLLLIGIITQLASYPQPLLRSFLLNTNMVFQPSVRSLYQVLASVKNKIEQFASVERDFPGLLIQAQQYLLFRVDLSDPSPETPTKDPVQDTSRTGSGKNFLDGPPKVLQPFLTNRAKVVGAPPSLPPPVRDTMLAAALFPEFLKELAALAQEHSILCCRILGDPDDACW